A genomic stretch from Maniola jurtina chromosome 26, ilManJurt1.1, whole genome shotgun sequence includes:
- the LOC123878493 gene encoding ferritin subunit, translating to MKTFLLVVAAVLAVCSSAFATQCNVNPVNIPKQWITMSHGCRNAVRKQIQMEVAASVQYLAMGAHFSKDSVNRPGFAKLFFEASSEEREHALKLIEYLLMRGELTTNVTSLITIRPPEHKFWASGQAALEEALKMETEVTKAIRNVIIKCEQDREDNDNNDYHLVDYLTGEFLEEQYKGQRDIAGKASTLKKMMDRHSALGEFIFDKKLLGMDI from the exons GTAATGTGAACCCAGTAAACATCCCAAAGCAATGGATCACGATGTCGCACGGATGCCGGAACGCGGTGCGCAAACAGATCCAGATGGAGGTAGCCGCCTCCGTGCAGTACTTGGCCATGGGCGCGCACTTCTCCAAGGATTCC GTgaaccgccccggcttcgctaaGCTGTTCTTCGAAGCCAGCTCGGAGGAACGCGAGCATGCCCTGAAGCTGATCGAATACCTGCTAATGAGGGGAGAGCTCACCACCAACGTCACCTCTTTGATCACCATCAGG cCCCCAGAACACAAGTTCTGGGCATCTGGTCAAGCAGCCCTGGAGGAAGCGCTGAAGATGGAGACGGAGGTCACCAAGGCCATCCGGAACGTCATCATCAAGTGCGAGCAGGACCGCGAGGACAACGACAACAATGATTATCAt CTTGTCGACTACCTCACCGGAGAGTTCCTCGAAGAGCAATACAAGGGACAACGCGACATCGCGGGCAAGGCCTCCACGCTCAAGAAGATGATGGACCGCCACTCCGCCCTGGGAGAGTTCATCTTCGACAAGAAGCTCCTTGGCATGGACATCTAA
- the LOC123878479 gene encoding zinc finger protein 25-like, whose protein sequence is METRNSTIYGQCRFCLLNGHHKDLMKEYFVNGTREVYIDIIMECFNLYLSTNNGLSTLICWSCVGRLREAHSFRALVARSEQQLLATLTEKDTVFINVGDISSLEVKSEQPVVKQEPTEDSADNYTFYDEPVEIDPEHTDEEIEDLIDREAALLARFAHSKYRLPTRQSLYSTGCQGYAAHLDILRSKLIVPKTIEALLQEEQEKTSVKIYITEKVAHIKNSSIILEHSNATPFKSKNKSGFPCFYCRNIFENLEKLKEHQKKTHKKSEIKKILATFGAESLIVYVDITDLECTICSLPIQSINELKSHLTKVHNKKFHTEYPDRVIPFKLSNNNVFECQVCGFNFETFGSIERHMNVHYRNCVCRQCGTGFVTKYRLKVHIKSMHVGGNFPCDICKKVYTTQQKHKNHVDTVHKMVKRFKCPKCPERFTEYFRRQKHLVEIHGVAPLRYKCNVCDKAFERRYTLSRHMKRDHLEERDFQCQLCAYKCFTNVELRVHMVKHNGERIFECSVCKKSYARKKTLKEHMRIHNNDRRFACAVCGQAFVQKCSLKGHVKTHHAEYALFNSV, encoded by the exons ATGGAGACAAGAAATAGTACAATATATGGACAGTGCCGGTTTTGCCTATTAAACGGCCACCATAAAGACTTAATGAAGGAGTACTTTGTGAACGGCACAAGAGAAGTTTATATTGATATCATTATGGAATGCTTTAATTTATAC TTGTCCACAAACAACGGTCTAAGCACCCTGATATGCTGGTCGTGCGTTGGTCGTCTGCGCGAGGCACACAGCTTCCGAGCGCTGGTGGCGCGCTCCGAGCAGCAGCTGTTGGCTACTCTCACCGAGAAGGACACAGTTTTTATCAATG TGGGTGACATCAGCAGTCTGGAAGTCAAGTCGGAGCAGCCAGTGGTCAAGCAGGAACCGACGGAGGATTCTGCAGACAACTACACATTCTATGACGAGCCTGTTGAAATTG ACCCAGAGCATACAGATGAAGAAATAGAAGACTTAATAGACCGCGAAGCTGCGCTCCTGGCGCGGTTCGCTCATAGCAAGTACCGACTGCCAACGAGGCAGAGCCTGTACTCCACGGGGTGTCAAGGATACGCTGCACATCTGGACATTCTGAGGA GTAAACTGATTGTCCCAAAAACCATAGAAGCGTTGCTCCAAGAGGAACAGGAGAAAACGAGCGTTAAAATCTACATCACGGAGAAAGTGGCTCACATCAAGAACTCTTCCATCATTCTAGAACATTCGAACGCCACGCCCTTCAAAAGCAAAAACAAATCCGGCTTCCCTTGCTTCTATTGCCGAAACATTTTcgaaaatttggaaaaactaaAGGAACATCAGAAAAAAACGCACAAAAAAtcggaaataaaaaaaattctagcaacATTCGGTGCTGAAAGTCTAATAGTATACGTTGATATAACGGATTTGGAATGCACCATTTGCAGTCTACCCATACAAAGTATAAATGAACTGAAATCGCATTTAACTAAGGTTCATAACAAAAAATTCCACACAGAATACCCGGATAGGGTCATACCGTTTAAATTATCTAATAATAACGTGTTTGAGTGTCAAGTTTGTGGGTTCAACTTTGAGACTTTCGGTTCAATTGAGAGACATATGAATGTACATTACAGAAATTGTGTTTGTAGACAGTGTGGGACGGGTTTTGTTACTAAATATCGGTTGAAAGTTCATATTAAAAGTATGCATGTAGGCGGTAACTTCCCATGTGATATATGTAAAAAGGTTTACACAACTCAGCAGAAACATAAGAACCATGTGGACACTGTCCATAAAATGGTTAAAAGGTTCAAATGCCCGAAGTGTCCAGAACGTTTTACGGAATATTTTCGTAGACAGAAGCATTTAGTTGAAATCCATGGAGTTGCACCTTTGAGATATAAATGTAATGTCTGTGATAAGGCGTTTGAAAGGAGATATACATTATCCAGGCATATGAAAAGAGATCATTTGGAAGAAAGGGACTTCCAATGTCAGTTGTGTGCATATAAATGTTTCACTAATGTGGAGTTAAGGGTGCATATGGTAAAACATAATggggaaaggatttttgaatgcTCGGTTTGTAAAAAGTCGTATGCCCGCAAGAAAACGCTGAAGGAACATATGCGTATTCATAATAATGACAGGCGGTTCGCTTGTGCGGTCTGTGGACAGGCGTTTGTACAGAAGTGCAGTCTCAAGGGTCATGTTAAGACGCACCATGCGGAGTATGCCCTTTTTAACAGCGTATAA